From Triticum aestivum cultivar Chinese Spring chromosome 7B, IWGSC CS RefSeq v2.1, whole genome shotgun sequence:
TAAAAGACCACCACTTCCTCCTAACCCTGCGGAGCACTTCATAGTCATCTCCAGTATCATCATCTCCATATTCAATGACATAGTCTCCAAGGACGATACCATTGGGAACTTGCGCATGTATCGTGCTCAAGACATCCACGATATCAGAAGATTGCTGGAAGTTGTCCCAATCAACTTGCCTGGCAGGATCAATTTCTGAAGGGCGTGAATCTGGATGCTTTTGCTGTGTGTGCTTCTGAAGCTCATTGAAGTTACCAGTAAAGGAGCAgcaatcctcttcacagcatctcTTCTTCTGGTTAAGATGCAGACGAGCCTCGCTGATCACAATCCACCCGATAACATCACCTCTGCATAATGGGCAACTTGGGCGGTTGTTTGCGTGAGACGACACAATGTGGATGCTATCAAGAGGGGCCACAGCTATAGACGAGACCTTGACATTGGCCGGCAGCTCATAAGCACCTTTGAACCTCTCAAGACAGTTGGAGCGGGTCTGGTCGGTGTCGCACACAAACGGCCTGCAGCCCTTCTCATAAGATGTGCACCTCAGTAGGACTGCGTTGTGAGGGTAATCTAGACAGATTGGGCAGGTAACGTCCTCCTTCCAGCTTTTATCAAGATGTATGTCGAGGTCAAAAGAGCTGGGcctcaccaccttcttcaccatcaGGTTTCCTGAACCCATGTCGAACTTGGTAGCAGAACAACTCGTGTCCCTTAACAGATGCAACTTTTCATCACAACCTGCATGGCATCAACAAGCAAAACAGATAATTAAGCCTTTGAGTTCCTCCTTTTTAAACATAGCATGTATTTTCTGTCCAACATGCTGTATTTAGCATCTCCATCAATACAGAACATGGTGGCTGATGGATGATGACAGTCTATGTATGGCAGAGTAAAGACATCTTCAGTACCCAATCAGTCCATGTaatcattaatttttcccataaGCTCTTTTGATTGATCCGCTAATGATTTGCTAAAAGTCTATTTCATTTATGctcaaaaacaaacaaaaaaagagaatcCCGGCTCAACCCCCTAACGCAAGTGCTGCTGGTTTTACTACCTTCGTCTGATTTCAACCCCCCAAAATCATCATAGGGCTCTGACCAAACCCAGCCATCTATCCAACCAATCAAACTAACGGGAGAAATCCTAACAGAAACGGAAATCAGTAAAGCAAAATCCCAAACAGAAGTCGATCTGGGTGGGTCACTGGCCCAAAACCAATCAAAACTCCTGACCAGCCCCTTCAATCCGCATCTGAACAGGGCGCCCACCGGCCGCGTGGCGGAGGAGGGAGATCGGGGTAGAGCGCCGCGCCGCCCCCACCAAATCACGCCACACGAGTTCCCTATATCCGCAGCAGCCTAAACCCTGAGCGCTAAGAATCACTCCAAAAGCGTCGGCGAGGGGGGGCTAAACAAACAGCCCCAAAATCCACCCGGACGAAATCCGCGGAGCACGCGGCATCCCCGCAAAATCTCTTCCGAAACCCAACAACCCGCAGGGGGAGAAGCGGGTCGACTGGCAGGAGCGCCGATCGACCCAAGGGGGCAGCAGAGGACGTCGAAATCCAGCGGGAAAAAATGGGCGGATGGAGGGCCGTACCGTCGCCGCTGGCGCCGCCGCGGCGCGGGGTAGGTGGCGGTGGTGGGAGAGGAGGGGAGACGGGAGGGGAGAGGTGAGGAGGGGGGAGTTGAAAAAACCGTACCCTCCCACAGCTCGCACGCTCGCCAAGGACTTccgaggtggtggtggtgatgatgcaGCCACCCTCTCcctatctccctctccctctcctcttttcTACTCGCGCATCCAAGTCGCCATCCATTTCGGCTCTTCCGTTCAGTTATCTTATACCGGGTCGCACTCCCCTTTCCTCTGCCTTTTTTCCGTTTCTTTTTCACGAGAAAATCGGCCCTTTTGTTTTTTCTGTTAGTATTATTTTAAGGTTTTCTCCTAGTAGTTATTACTCCCGCAGTTCACAAATATAATATGTTTTGGATATTCAATATGGATTATGGGTGGACTGAAATGAACGAAGAAACACACTAAAACTTGTCTGTATACATCTGATTCAGAAAAAAAAATGTTTGCCTCACGAGGCGTTTGGACTCCTCGATTTTGATCCGGAGTGCCGTCGCATTTCCTGAGTCAGTGTCTGCACACGCGGCACGTCCTTCTCCGCCAAGGCGGATGACATTGCGGATGATCTTGTCGTCTTCAACGGTGGGCGGAAGCGGCTCTGACGCGAATCTGCAGGACCCGTAGGCGGACCGTTGGGAGGTTGGCAACCGCGGCCGCGGCTCGGCAATGCAGGCACGAGCACCCAACGCTGCCAAGGAGGAGCAGGGCGTAGAGGTGCCGAGCAGCATCGGGCGCCCCGCTGACTAACTGGGGAGGGCGCGGACAGCTGCCCCTCCGGGCCACCCGGGGAGGCCATAGAGCTCGAGTTGTCGCCCATGTCCATCTGCAACCAAACGAGGGCAATGCGGAGTGCGAGCTCCTCATCATCCAGGCGGACGACTTGGAATCCTCCTTAAGGAGTATCACCCAGTCGATTGGATCGGACATGTTGTCGGAACCATTGCCGGAGCCGGCCATGGTGGAGGGGTTGAGAAGAGTGTGGACTTTGACTAGAGTTTGAACCAAAGTGGGGTATTTATGGGACACGGTGAAGACAGGGTAGCCCAACGTGGGCCAGATCTGACATGATGGATGTGTCCGGACCACCCCCACATATGGACTAGGTTTTGGGGGTGCCGAACAGCCCGAACATATATAGAACTAGCCAGTTTGAGGTGCCCTGTAGGGTGATTTGGATGGTCTGGTTGTAGATGTTGTCATAACATTACTGTTGAATTAAGGACAGGGCCATGTTTGTGCAATTCATATTCGAAGGCACATTTGAAACATGCACTACTTTAGAGAGACGGGAGTAAATTAACCTGCTCCGGGAATGTTCCCACGGAATCGTCAAATGCGTTTTGCGTAGGCAGTGAGATTGTGTGTGGGAGAATATGAAAGCGTTTTGCGCGCAGAGCAGAATAATAAGATGGGAAAAGGATGGCTAGACGGTTGACGTGTGGAGGAAGAACATGGCATATGCCAATTGAAAAAAGAAAGCAAGACTCCGTTACAACTCAACCACAAACGCGAAATTCACACCTGCTACCTCTTACTCTACTGCCATCGGGTATGAAATGTGGACGCAGGCTACCTGAGTTTAGTATGTGGAAGAAATGGGTGGCGGTAAAACTTCACACGGCCCGGTCACCACTCCATAGTACCAGCGTTAGGTGAGGAGACCCTGACCTCCAGCTACATTTCATCTGCAAGTGTCACGTGGGATCATACTGAAGCAACCTGTCCACCTCTCGGTCTACCTCGGCGAAGATCGTTCAAGCTCAAGACTCAAAACGGAATCCAACAAGGCCATATATCATTTTCTCGACAAGTCATACCTTACGCTGCATACAGTTTAGTCAGTCTCCCCATCACCATGAGACTAGTCATAGGTTCAACTGGGCTGTGCAGTGTAAATAATAGTGTCGATACCAGCAGCCACACAAAACTTCGACAAAGGACGCCATTATTCTAGATAGATATCATCGACAAAACACACCAATGGCCGCGAGGGCAGTAAGTAGTGCTGGAGCTCCACGGACTGATTGCTCCCTACAGGGAGAGTGGGCGTCGCGACTAGTACGGGACGTTCTTGGGCAGGTTGCGGATCACGTTGCTCTTCATCCCGATCTTGGTCCTCATCGTCTCCACCCCGCTCTTGTTCATCGCTCGGAGCACCTTCAGCCTCACCATCTGCTCCTTGGACTGGACCGTCACCAAACCCATGCTCTTGTAGCTGAAAAAGG
This genomic window contains:
- the LOC123159795 gene encoding uncharacterized protein; protein product: MGSGNLMVKKVVRPSSFDLDIHLDKSWKEDVTCPICLDYPHNAVLLRCTSYEKGCRPFVCDTDQTRSNCLERFKGAYELPANVKVSSIAVAPLDSIHIVSSHANNRPSCPLCRGDVIGWIVISEARLHLNQKKRCCEEDCCSFTGNFNELQKHTQQKHPDSRPSEIDPARQVDWDNFQQSSDIVDVLSTIHAQVPNGIVLGDYVIEYGDDDTGDDYEVLRRVRRKWWSFICCKAFCRYPRSRRRGRGRDSRGSGRRNSNQAHLENFNLEVPTQAVDLREIRFDEIDDEYIVTGAVPSMATPGRMASFHYRDTRYGR